In bacterium, a genomic segment contains:
- the mdh gene encoding malate dehydrogenase has protein sequence MGRKKVTVVGAGNVGATVAQQCAEKELADVAMVDIVEGVPQGKALDLMQAGPIERYNSKLTGSNSYDITDDSDIIVITAGLPRKPGMSRDDLLLKNAGIVKEVVEQVAKRSPNAIIIVVSNPLDAMAHLALKMSGFPKHRVMGMAGVLDSARFRTFIAEALEVSIDNTHAFVLGGHGDEMVPLARYSTVAGIPITELFSPEKLEAIIQRTRKGGGEIVALLKTGSAYYAPGSSVVEMIDAILKDKKKILPCAAYLEGEYGVQGLFLGVPVKLGSHGIENIVEIKLLPEEQAMLNKSISTVQELIDVLKKNNYL, from the coding sequence ATGGGAAGAAAAAAAGTTACTGTCGTTGGTGCTGGAAATGTAGGCGCAACGGTTGCGCAACAGTGCGCTGAAAAAGAGCTTGCCGATGTAGCGATGGTTGATATTGTGGAAGGCGTGCCGCAGGGCAAGGCTCTGGATCTAATGCAGGCCGGTCCGATTGAGAGATACAACTCCAAGCTCACCGGTTCGAACAGCTACGACATTACAGATGATTCTGACATCATCGTCATCACGGCGGGTTTACCGCGTAAACCCGGGATGAGCCGTGATGATTTGCTGCTTAAAAACGCGGGCATCGTAAAAGAAGTTGTGGAGCAGGTTGCGAAGCGCTCGCCGAATGCCATCATTATTGTGGTTTCGAATCCGTTGGATGCGATGGCGCATCTTGCGTTGAAGATGAGTGGCTTTCCAAAGCATCGCGTGATGGGAATGGCAGGCGTGTTGGATTCCGCGCGATTTCGCACATTTATCGCTGAAGCACTGGAAGTTTCCATTGATAATACACATGCGTTTGTGCTTGGCGGTCATGGGGATGAAATGGTTCCGCTTGCGCGTTACTCGACGGTCGCGGGAATCCCGATCACAGAATTGTTTTCGCCGGAGAAACTCGAAGCCATCATTCAGCGGACGCGGAAGGGTGGTGGCGAGATTGTTGCGTTACTGAAAACGGGAAGCGCTTATTACGCGCCAGGCTCTTCCGTAGTTGAAATGATTGATGCCATATTGAAAGACAAAAAGAAGATTTTGCCTTGCGCGGCCTATCTCGAAGGAGAATATGGTGTGCAGGGCCTATTTCTAGGAGTTCCTGTGAAACTCGGCTCGCACGGTATCGAAAACATTGTCGAAATCAAGTTGCTGCCGGAAGAACAAGCGATGCTGAACAAATCCATTTCGACTGTACAGGAACTGATCGATGTTCTGAAGAAAAATAATTATTTATGA
- the sucC gene encoding ADP-forming succinate--CoA ligase subunit beta yields MKIHEYQGKELFRSYNIPVPNGIVATTPEEAKEAAIRLGTPVVVVKAQIHAGGRGKGGGIKIAKSPEEAAQKAAELLGKPLVTPQTGPEGRIVNKVLIEQGLDIAKEYYLGIVLDRQASLPVVMASAEGGMDIETLAKERPEALIRFHVRDREIRQHQARRFAYGIGIPTDSIPKAIHFLTQLFKLFVEKDATLAEINPLLLSKQGDVLALDAKINFDDNALFKHPEIVALRDIGEEDPFEVKASRYGLNYVKLEGTVGCMVNGAGLAMATMDIIKLAGGQPANFLDVGGGAKKDQIVNAFRILTSDPDVQAVLINIFGGILRCDVLAQGVVDAASELDLKLPVVVRMEGTNVEKGREILLNSGLKFTVADSMKDAAEKVVALAR; encoded by the coding sequence ATGAAAATACACGAATACCAGGGCAAGGAACTTTTTCGCAGTTACAACATTCCAGTTCCGAATGGCATTGTTGCGACAACTCCGGAAGAAGCGAAAGAAGCTGCTATCCGGTTGGGAACTCCGGTGGTTGTGGTGAAGGCTCAGATTCATGCCGGCGGGCGCGGCAAAGGAGGCGGGATCAAGATTGCGAAGAGTCCGGAGGAAGCCGCGCAGAAGGCCGCGGAGTTATTGGGCAAACCACTCGTAACGCCACAAACAGGACCTGAGGGGCGCATCGTAAATAAGGTACTGATCGAACAAGGACTCGATATTGCAAAGGAATACTATCTGGGAATCGTTTTAGACCGTCAGGCTTCTTTGCCGGTTGTGATGGCAAGCGCAGAAGGCGGAATGGATATCGAAACGCTGGCAAAGGAAAGGCCGGAAGCGCTCATTCGATTTCATGTACGGGATCGCGAGATCCGTCAGCATCAAGCGCGGCGCTTTGCGTATGGAATCGGAATTCCAACGGACAGCATTCCGAAAGCGATCCATTTTCTGACGCAATTATTCAAGCTTTTTGTTGAGAAGGATGCAACCCTTGCCGAAATCAATCCACTTTTGTTGAGCAAACAAGGGGATGTTCTGGCGCTGGATGCAAAAATCAACTTTGATGACAATGCGCTTTTCAAGCATCCGGAGATAGTTGCTCTGCGAGACATCGGTGAAGAGGATCCTTTTGAAGTTAAAGCTTCCAGATACGGTTTGAACTACGTCAAACTTGAAGGAACGGTCGGGTGCATGGTCAACGGCGCGGGTCTGGCAATGGCTACCATGGACATCATCAAACTGGCCGGCGGACAACCCGCAAACTTTCTGGACGTTGGCGGCGGGGCGAAGAAGGATCAGATCGTGAATGCATTCCGCATTCTCACTTCCGATCCGGATGTGCAAGCGGTGCTGATCAATATTTTCGGCGGAATTTTGAGATGCGATGTTCTGGCCCAGGGAGTCGTGGATGCAGCTTCGGAATTGGACCTGAAACTGCCTGTTGTTGTGAGAATGGAAGGCACCAACGTGGAGAAGGGAAGAGAGATTCTTCTCAATTCCGGTTTAAAGTTCACCGTTGCCGACAGCATGAAAGATGCAGCCGAAAAAGTTGTGGCTCTCGCGAGGTAA
- the sucD gene encoding succinate--CoA ligase subunit alpha: protein MSVLVDKKSRIIVQGITGKEGKFHAYHCMDYASTNIVGGVTPGKGGTLFSEVPPGKKPVPVFNTVAEAVQKEGANVSVIFVPPPYAADAILESIDADIELIIAITEGIPVNDMVQVKRVLRESGKSRLIGPNCPGIISPGKCKIGIMPGFIHRPGNIGVVSRSGTLTYEAVWQLTGLGMGQSTCIGIGGDPVNGTNFIDALQLFQADPETHAIVMIGEIGGTAEENAAEHIRKNISKPVVSFIAGMTAPADKRMGHAGAIVSGGSGTAASKIAALEAAGVSVSRSPADIGSTMKELIH, encoded by the coding sequence ATGAGCGTACTGGTTGACAAAAAATCACGAATCATCGTACAGGGAATTACCGGAAAAGAAGGTAAATTTCATGCGTATCACTGCATGGACTATGCGTCTACTAATATTGTAGGAGGCGTGACGCCGGGCAAAGGCGGGACCCTATTCAGCGAGGTGCCACCGGGAAAGAAGCCGGTTCCGGTTTTTAATACTGTTGCGGAAGCCGTACAGAAAGAAGGAGCGAACGTTTCGGTAATATTTGTTCCGCCACCCTATGCCGCCGATGCGATTCTGGAATCGATCGATGCAGATATCGAGCTGATCATCGCAATCACGGAAGGGATTCCGGTCAATGACATGGTTCAGGTCAAACGGGTTTTGCGGGAGTCTGGCAAATCCCGTTTAATCGGGCCCAATTGTCCCGGAATTATTTCACCCGGCAAGTGCAAAATTGGAATCATGCCCGGATTTATTCACAGGCCAGGAAATATTGGTGTGGTTAGCCGGAGCGGAACGCTCACATATGAGGCCGTATGGCAGCTCACCGGCCTTGGTATGGGACAGTCGACCTGCATTGGAATCGGCGGTGATCCTGTAAATGGCACAAACTTCATTGATGCGCTGCAGCTATTTCAAGCGGATCCGGAAACGCACGCAATCGTGATGATTGGTGAAATCGGTGGAACTGCGGAAGAAAATGCTGCAGAACATATCCGGAAGAATATTTCGAAGCCTGTCGTTTCCTTTATCGCCGGAATGACGGCCCCGGCAGACAAAAGGATGGGTCACGCAGGAGCAATTGTCTCCGGTGGTAGCGGGACCGCCGCATCGAAGATCGCTGCGCTTGAAGCTGCCGGCGTGAGCGTGAGCCGGAGCCCCGCTGATATCGGTAGCACTATGAAGGAGTTGATTCATTAA
- the ndk gene encoding nucleoside-diphosphate kinase has product MQRTLAIVKPDGVAQRVIGEVVKRLEGAGFRIVGMKMVNLSPEKAGSFYAVHRERPFYQSLIKFMSSGPCVPVVLEGENVIERLRTLMGATDPAKAAEGTIRKDLAANVERNIIHGSDSENSATTEIPFFFSQFELLP; this is encoded by the coding sequence ATGCAAAGAACATTAGCGATTGTAAAACCGGACGGCGTTGCTCAAAGAGTAATCGGAGAAGTCGTAAAAAGATTGGAAGGAGCCGGCTTCCGAATTGTTGGAATGAAAATGGTGAATCTATCACCGGAAAAAGCGGGCTCTTTTTATGCTGTGCACCGCGAGCGTCCTTTTTATCAAAGCCTCATAAAGTTTATGAGCTCCGGACCGTGTGTGCCGGTTGTTTTGGAAGGGGAGAATGTGATTGAACGATTGCGGACTCTGATGGGCGCGACGGATCCGGCAAAAGCTGCCGAAGGAACCATCCGGAAAGATCTGGCCGCGAATGTGGAACGAAATATCATTCATGGCTCGGATTCTGAGAACTCTGCCACCACTGAAATACCGTTCTTTTTCAGTCAGTTTGAGCTTCTACCTTAG
- a CDS encoding cyclase family protein, which translates to MKFYDITVDIHPGMQTYPGDPRFRSKSIKSLEKGDPFGLSKIMMSNHVGTHVDAPSHLHEGGLTITDIPLEVMNGRARVVEIHNGEKIDLPELKQLILMDDFRILFKTRNSHLWSNHKYFSKKYVYLTSDGARYLIDNGIKLIGFDYHSVDRFGDDEYPVHKLLLENQIALVEGLNLAEVEEGEYELSCLPLRLKGMDAAPARVVLKK; encoded by the coding sequence ATGAAATTCTACGACATCACTGTTGACATTCATCCTGGAATGCAGACTTACCCGGGTGATCCGCGTTTTCGCTCGAAATCCATCAAGTCGCTTGAGAAAGGTGATCCCTTTGGTTTATCCAAAATCATGATGTCGAATCATGTCGGCACGCATGTGGATGCTCCTTCCCATTTGCATGAGGGAGGCCTGACCATTACAGACATACCCCTGGAAGTGATGAATGGAAGAGCGCGTGTCGTGGAAATTCATAATGGTGAAAAAATCGATTTGCCGGAGCTTAAACAACTTATCTTGATGGATGATTTCCGGATCCTGTTTAAGACGCGCAACTCTCATCTTTGGAGCAACCACAAGTACTTCAGCAAAAAGTATGTCTATCTGACCTCTGATGGCGCCCGGTACTTAATCGATAACGGCATCAAGCTGATCGGTTTTGATTATCATTCGGTGGACCGTTTCGGAGATGACGAATACCCTGTTCACAAGTTGTTATTGGAAAATCAGATTGCGCTGGTCGAAGGTTTGAATCTTGCTGAAGTGGAGGAAGGGGAATACGAACTTTCCTGCCTGCCGTTGCGCCTGAAAGGAATGGATGCCGCCCCCGCCCGCGTGGTTTTGAAGAAGTAA
- a CDS encoding gamma-glutamyl-gamma-aminobutyrate hydrolase family protein (Members of this family of hydrolases with an active site Cys residue belong to MEROPS family C26.), translating to MKKPLIGIASDGMRRVPKYQRSVELAGADVEVLLPRAVTMDVIDHLNGMLLTGGGDIDAKEFDEVNHPMVHHINRDRDEMELTLTREALRRGIPVFGICRGVQLINVALGGNLIQHIPDEIKTLIVHDSKKAPGNPGHDVSILQGTRLHAIIGKDRVSVNSFHHQSVKDLGKGLIATAWSDDGVVEGLELPDARYFLGVQWHPEEFVDHGATFHSLFESFVNACK from the coding sequence ATGAAAAAGCCTTTGATCGGAATAGCTTCGGATGGAATGCGAAGAGTTCCCAAATACCAGCGCTCTGTGGAATTGGCCGGCGCGGATGTGGAAGTTCTGCTACCGCGCGCGGTCACTATGGATGTGATCGATCATCTTAACGGAATGCTGTTGACAGGAGGCGGCGATATTGATGCAAAGGAATTCGATGAAGTAAATCATCCGATGGTGCATCATATCAACAGGGATCGGGATGAAATGGAATTGACTTTAACGCGCGAAGCTTTGCGACGTGGAATTCCGGTGTTTGGAATTTGCCGTGGTGTGCAGCTGATAAATGTCGCGCTGGGTGGAAATCTGATTCAACACATTCCTGATGAAATCAAGACTTTGATTGTTCATGATTCCAAGAAAGCCCCTGGCAATCCGGGTCATGACGTTTCCATTCTTCAAGGCACTCGATTGCACGCGATCATCGGCAAAGATCGCGTGAGCGTCAACAGTTTTCATCATCAATCTGTTAAGGATTTGGGGAAAGGCCTCATCGCAACCGCATGGTCCGATGATGGTGTTGTGGAAGGGCTGGAACTTCCTGATGCGCGCTATTTTCTGGGTGTCCAATGGCACCCGGAAGAATTTGTGGACCATGGCGCCACGTTTCACTCGTTGTTCGAATCTTTCGTCAACGCGTGTAAGTAA
- a CDS encoding glycoside hydrolase family 15 protein yields the protein MPSEEISSPALNHAVIGNGRVLALVSPSSAIEWLCLPRFDSPSVFARILDRDNGGVFQVLFSDSEIQGNMKYLSNTNVISTIFEKSDSAWEIIDFAPRIPEGLSVSAPIQLIRIIKPLAGQPRLRIDFDPRPDYARIKPDLLQSNSGIEIRSDSIPLHLSTNLPAPYVLSKREFVLNRPIYFVLSYGKFLEYPTLAEINRNLDLTIAGWRAWAKTCALPTFAPVEVLRSALCLKLHVYHDTGAIIAASTTSIPEALGTPRTWDYRYCWLRDASFVVEALRRLSHVNEGENFILYLRDVAEAGPLQPVYGIDGERHLPEIALPHLAGFGGNGHVRIGNAAYEQKQNDLMGEIILCLETLLSDPRIVHSDPEGFFPLIHRMVEDAIVAAPTLDTGIWEFRSLLRPYTFSRAMCWVAISRGARLARRFKRFDCAERWERVADKELEIILRHGYNESLGYFTQGLDGENADAANLLLPTLGLLDARDPRFVSTVDAYQEMLVENGLMLRYINPDDFGATTSAFTICSFWWAEALALMGRLDEAIKLFHHLNSFANHAGLFSEDVDPTTGTLLGNFPQAYTHVGLIHAAMTISDLVEARDGKVRAWYSS from the coding sequence ATGCCTTCTGAAGAAATCAGTTCTCCGGCGCTTAACCACGCTGTGATCGGAAATGGACGGGTCCTTGCCCTCGTCTCACCGAGCAGCGCGATTGAATGGCTCTGTTTGCCGCGCTTTGATTCCCCGTCTGTTTTTGCCCGAATTCTGGATCGCGACAATGGTGGCGTATTTCAAGTTTTGTTTTCAGATTCCGAGATTCAGGGCAACATGAAGTACCTGTCAAACACGAATGTAATTTCAACCATCTTTGAGAAGAGCGATTCTGCATGGGAAATCATTGATTTTGCGCCCCGGATACCGGAAGGCCTGAGTGTGAGTGCGCCCATTCAGCTCATTCGGATCATAAAACCGCTCGCAGGACAACCCCGGTTGCGCATCGATTTTGACCCGCGGCCCGATTATGCCCGGATCAAACCCGATTTGTTGCAATCCAACTCAGGCATAGAAATACGGAGTGATTCCATACCGCTCCATCTTTCGACGAACCTTCCCGCTCCTTACGTGCTTTCAAAAAGGGAGTTTGTCTTAAACCGGCCGATCTATTTTGTGCTTTCGTACGGCAAGTTCCTGGAGTATCCGACACTTGCGGAAATCAATCGCAACCTGGATCTTACGATTGCGGGCTGGCGAGCCTGGGCAAAAACGTGCGCGCTTCCGACTTTTGCTCCGGTTGAAGTGCTCCGCTCTGCGCTCTGTTTGAAACTTCATGTGTATCATGATACAGGCGCAATCATTGCCGCATCCACTACCAGTATTCCTGAAGCTCTCGGGACGCCGCGCACCTGGGATTACAGGTATTGCTGGCTTCGCGATGCTTCCTTCGTGGTCGAAGCACTCCGCCGGTTGAGTCATGTGAACGAGGGGGAAAATTTCATTCTGTACTTGCGGGATGTTGCTGAAGCCGGCCCACTTCAGCCGGTCTATGGCATTGATGGCGAAAGGCATTTGCCCGAAATCGCGCTTCCACATCTGGCAGGTTTTGGAGGAAATGGCCATGTGAGGATTGGAAATGCCGCTTATGAACAAAAGCAAAATGATCTGATGGGCGAAATCATTCTCTGTCTTGAAACGCTGTTGAGCGATCCCCGAATTGTGCATTCGGATCCTGAAGGTTTTTTTCCGCTGATTCATCGCATGGTGGAGGATGCAATTGTCGCCGCGCCCACGCTTGATACAGGGATCTGGGAATTCCGTTCCTTGTTGCGTCCTTATACATTTTCGCGGGCGATGTGCTGGGTTGCGATCAGCCGCGGCGCCAGACTGGCGCGGAGGTTCAAACGGTTCGATTGCGCAGAACGCTGGGAACGAGTGGCGGACAAAGAACTGGAAATCATTCTCAGACACGGCTACAACGAAAGTCTCGGCTACTTCACTCAGGGATTGGATGGGGAGAATGCTGACGCGGCCAATCTTTTGTTGCCCACTCTCGGGTTGTTGGACGCAAGGGATCCGCGATTTGTGTCCACCGTAGATGCGTATCAGGAAATGCTGGTGGAAAATGGTTTGATGCTACGGTACATCAACCCGGATGATTTTGGAGCGACAACAAGCGCGTTTACGATTTGTTCCTTCTGGTGGGCGGAAGCTCTTGCATTAATGGGTCGTCTGGATGAAGCGATCAAATTATTTCACCATCTCAATAGTTTTGCTAACCACGCAGGTCTTTTTTCGGAAGATGTCGATCCAACAACAGGGACTTTGCTGGGGAATTTTCCTCAGGCATATACCCATGTCGGCCTGATTCACGCAGCCATGACGATCAGCGATCTGGTGGAAGCGCGCGACGGTAAAGTTCGCGCATGGTACTCTTCATGA
- a CDS encoding bifunctional alpha,alpha-trehalose-phosphate synthase (UDP-forming)/trehalose-phosphatase — protein sequence MRLLLVCNRLPVTVVPSEDGYVFQPSTGGVATGLRSYLENISNSIVASQYVWIGWPGATIPEQDQDSLREKFSANFNAYPVYLSEMEMENFYHGFCNKTIWALFHYFPAYTIYEEHYWQQYKEMNERYCQAVLEIARPDDLIWVHDYHLMLVPNMIRRKLPESRIGFFLHIPFPSFEVFRLLPSRWRNQILKGLLGADLVGFHTHDYVQYFFRCVLRLLGREHCMGQIFDEDHIVKAETFPMGIDFQKFFQTAGEASVLRESEEIRKSLQESRVILSIDRLDYSKGITHRLAGYELFLERNPEWRGKVVLLLIVVPSRVALQHYQMMKKEIDEQVGRINGRFADISWTPILYQYRSLPFEEMIALYGLSDVMLVTPLRDGMNLIAKEYISSRIDQTGVLILSEMAGAAREMGEAILINPNTPQEISDALETALMMPAEEQKIRNTLMQKRLKRYDVNHWANDFLQTVVQVKEYQRKFNAKLLPAQARKDLIDRFAQSKRRIVLLDYDGTIVPFAREPRLAQPDAALQHLIKDLSELADVVLITGRDKKTIDRWFPFRDANLVAEHGVWLRIRNEDWKMLKPLNVMWKENLLPIMELFADRLPGSFVEQKEYSLAFHYRQTDPDLASIRVKELTDTLVHLTANMDVVVLHGSKVLELRNGGVDKGAAGLHFISNTPYDFILAVGDDWTDEDLFRVLPEGAYSLKVGTTASHATYNVRDYQDVRRLLKELMSSFATHTQS from the coding sequence ATGCGTCTACTTCTGGTGTGCAACAGGTTACCGGTCACCGTAGTACCGTCGGAGGACGGCTACGTATTTCAGCCAAGCACGGGCGGAGTCGCGACAGGATTGCGTTCCTATCTGGAGAACATCTCAAACTCAATCGTTGCCTCGCAATATGTTTGGATAGGCTGGCCGGGAGCGACAATTCCGGAGCAGGACCAGGACTCCCTTCGGGAAAAATTCTCTGCAAATTTCAATGCCTACCCAGTTTATCTCTCGGAAATGGAAATGGAGAATTTCTATCACGGTTTCTGCAATAAGACCATCTGGGCGCTCTTTCATTATTTTCCAGCGTACACAATTTATGAGGAACATTACTGGCAACAGTACAAAGAAATGAACGAAAGGTATTGTCAGGCGGTCCTGGAAATAGCCCGTCCGGATGACTTGATCTGGGTTCACGATTATCACCTGATGCTTGTGCCTAACATGATCCGTCGAAAATTGCCCGAAAGCCGGATCGGTTTTTTCCTTCATATTCCCTTTCCGTCCTTTGAGGTCTTTCGTCTTCTTCCGAGCCGCTGGCGAAATCAGATTCTCAAAGGATTGCTGGGCGCAGATCTTGTCGGATTCCATACTCATGACTACGTTCAATATTTCTTTCGTTGCGTGCTTCGGCTTCTGGGACGGGAACATTGCATGGGGCAAATTTTTGATGAGGATCACATTGTGAAAGCAGAAACCTTTCCCATGGGCATTGATTTTCAAAAATTTTTTCAGACCGCAGGCGAAGCCTCTGTGCTCCGCGAATCAGAGGAGATAAGGAAGAGTTTGCAAGAATCGCGGGTGATTCTATCTATCGATCGTTTGGACTATTCAAAGGGGATCACCCACCGGCTGGCCGGTTATGAATTGTTTCTGGAAAGGAATCCGGAATGGCGCGGAAAGGTTGTGCTGCTGCTGATCGTCGTTCCTTCACGCGTGGCGCTTCAGCATTACCAGATGATGAAAAAAGAGATCGATGAACAAGTAGGCCGAATCAATGGAAGGTTCGCAGACATCTCCTGGACGCCCATTCTCTACCAGTACAGATCGCTGCCTTTCGAGGAGATGATTGCTCTCTATGGATTAAGCGACGTCATGCTTGTGACGCCGCTTAGAGATGGAATGAACCTGATTGCCAAAGAGTACATTTCTTCGCGAATCGATCAAACGGGGGTTTTGATTTTGAGTGAGATGGCCGGCGCCGCAAGAGAAATGGGAGAAGCGATTCTAATCAATCCAAACACGCCACAGGAGATTTCTGACGCGCTGGAGACGGCGCTGATGATGCCGGCGGAGGAACAGAAAATCAGAAACACGTTGATGCAAAAAAGGCTGAAGCGTTATGATGTGAATCACTGGGCGAACGACTTTCTGCAAACGGTTGTTCAGGTCAAAGAGTACCAGCGAAAATTCAACGCGAAGCTGTTGCCGGCTCAGGCCAGGAAAGATCTGATTGACAGGTTCGCGCAATCCAAACGAAGAATCGTTTTACTCGACTACGATGGAACGATCGTTCCATTCGCCCGCGAACCCAGACTCGCGCAGCCGGATGCTGCATTGCAACACCTGATCAAGGATCTTTCGGAGCTTGCGGATGTCGTTCTGATCACAGGGCGTGATAAGAAAACAATCGACCGTTGGTTCCCTTTTCGAGATGCAAATCTGGTAGCCGAACACGGCGTGTGGTTGCGTATTCGCAATGAAGATTGGAAAATGCTCAAGCCGTTGAACGTTATGTGGAAAGAGAATCTTCTTCCCATTATGGAGTTGTTCGCCGACCGCTTGCCTGGATCCTTTGTGGAACAAAAGGAGTACTCACTCGCTTTCCATTACCGCCAGACCGATCCTGATCTTGCCTCCATTCGGGTGAAAGAGCTCACGGACACTCTCGTTCACCTTACGGCAAACATGGATGTGGTTGTGCTCCATGGAAGTAAAGTTCTGGAACTCCGAAATGGAGGAGTCGATAAAGGGGCAGCCGGCCTGCATTTTATCTCGAACACACCCTACGATTTCATACTTGCGGTGGGAGACGACTGGACTGATGAGGATCTGTTTCGAGTTTTGCCGGAAGGCGCGTACTCATTGAAAGTCGGCACCACCGCCTCTCATGCAACCTACAATGTCAGAGATTACCAGGACGTCCGCAGGCTGCTGAAAGAATTGATGAGTAGTTTTGCGACTCATACGCAAAGTTAG
- a CDS encoding ABC transporter permease: MGAVNETLKNWVLEVQQFTSLSARAIGALFTRPRFPNEMFLQMDVIGVGSLNIVLLTGLFTGMVLALQTALSLETFGAKNYVGRVVSLSMVRELGPVLTALMVAGRVGSGIAAELGSMMVTDQINAMRAMGSDPLRRLVVPRLLAGVVMVPMLTVISDTVGLMGGWLISLLLLKIPGGLYFSSATDALIIEDILGGLIKPLVFGFIISMVGCYMGLSTSGGTQGVGRATTQSVVVCSVMILAANFLLTRIFFAIF, from the coding sequence ATGGGTGCGGTTAACGAAACGCTAAAAAATTGGGTTCTTGAGGTCCAGCAGTTTACAAGTCTATCGGCGCGGGCCATTGGAGCGTTGTTTACCCGTCCTCGTTTTCCAAACGAAATGTTTTTGCAGATGGATGTTATTGGAGTCGGATCGCTGAATATTGTTTTGCTGACCGGCTTATTTACCGGCATGGTTCTAGCGTTGCAAACCGCGTTGAGTCTGGAAACTTTCGGAGCAAAAAACTACGTTGGCCGGGTTGTGAGTCTCTCCATGGTGCGCGAACTTGGACCGGTTCTCACGGCTTTGATGGTTGCGGGACGGGTGGGGTCCGGAATTGCTGCAGAGCTCGGATCGATGATGGTAACGGATCAAATTAACGCAATGCGTGCTATGGGCTCCGATCCTCTCAGAAGGCTCGTTGTTCCTCGTCTTCTTGCCGGAGTCGTCATGGTTCCAATGTTGACTGTAATCTCGGATACAGTAGGCCTCATGGGAGGCTGGCTGATCTCTCTTCTTTTATTAAAAATTCCCGGAGGACTTTATTTTTCTTCTGCTACCGATGCGCTCATTATTGAAGATATTCTGGGTGGATTGATTAAACCGCTCGTCTTTGGGTTCATCATCTCCATGGTCGGCTGCTATATGGGACTCAGTACCAGCGGAGGCACGCAGGGAGTGGGACGCGCCACGACCCAGTCTGTTGTAGTCTGTTCCGTCATGATACTGGCGGCGAATTTCTTGCTAACGCGAATCTTCTTCGCAATCTTTTAA
- a CDS encoding ATP-binding cassette domain-containing protein — protein MASGNDQNIIELRNVDYSAGHFRILKNVSLKVKAGSAIMICGTSGAGKSTVLKLVLGLIKPDSGEIFVDGEEISHYNEDELMPVRQKLGMVFQESALFDSLTVRENVGYVLYERSQMSDDEIEQRVVELLTLVELEEMIDKMPAQLSGGQKRRVAIARAMASNPPIILYDEPTAGLDPVTSKTIIKQMMKLRDFRNVTSVLVSHKLEDGFRLAYNVIEQHGSETQMVKDQSRQRLLETRFYMLQEGEVIFEGNAEEFRNSSDPYIQEFLV, from the coding sequence ATGGCTTCCGGCAACGATCAAAACATTATTGAATTACGAAACGTCGACTATTCTGCGGGTCATTTCAGGATTTTGAAAAACGTGAGTTTGAAGGTAAAGGCCGGCTCCGCAATCATGATTTGCGGAACAAGCGGCGCGGGTAAAAGCACGGTCTTGAAACTTGTTCTGGGTCTGATCAAGCCGGATAGCGGTGAAATTTTCGTGGATGGTGAAGAGATCAGCCACTATAACGAAGATGAACTGATGCCCGTGCGTCAGAAACTGGGAATGGTTTTTCAGGAAAGCGCGCTGTTTGATTCACTCACGGTTCGGGAGAATGTGGGTTACGTTTTGTATGAGCGGTCTCAAATGTCGGATGATGAGATCGAGCAACGCGTTGTGGAATTGTTGACTCTCGTTGAGTTGGAAGAAATGATCGATAAAATGCCGGCTCAGCTGAGCGGCGGTCAAAAACGCAGAGTAGCCATTGCCCGCGCAATGGCTTCCAATCCTCCGATCATCTTATACGATGAGCCCACAGCTGGTCTGGATCCGGTTACATCAAAAACAATCATCAAACAAATGATGAAACTGCGCGATTTCCGGAATGTGACTTCAGTTCTTGTTTCTCATAAATTAGAAGACGGCTTCCGGCTTGCCTATAATGTAATAGAACAACATGGTTCTGAGACTCAAATGGTAAAAGACCAGAGTCGCCAAAGACTATTGGAAACGCGTTTTTATATGCTTCAGGAAGGCGAGGTTATTTTTGAAGGAAACGCGGAAGAGTTTCGAAACTCCTCCGACCCATATATCCAGGAATTTTTGGTTTGA